In Montipora capricornis isolate CH-2021 chromosome 4, ASM3666992v2, whole genome shotgun sequence, a single genomic region encodes these proteins:
- the LOC138044611 gene encoding uncharacterized protein gives MSNPPPETASFQPQQIDFYNSETISMISFLLDSKLQKTFGDFKRSLDEREVETRRELKKLKTDSKAASSLQFKGIRIQFEFNTQLLDCLDLAISNLSEGNLLAVQEQLQKAKSDLEKRIKLIRFADKSPAGWAAVEEYESDELAENSEDEKKLRAAERRAFTKIKQKSSGKSRVSRFSNAAKFRDFQAVQVPGSSTSAVTSFPFSAHRSYFHQPFRAARHVQPSDICFNCNQRGHWSNSPACPLFYKTRASLPSTAASSTSTKSTTV, from the coding sequence ATGTCTAATCCACCGCCGGAAACTGCATCATTCCAACCTCAACAGATAGACTTTTATAATTCCGAGACAATCTCGATGATTTCTTTCCTTCTTGATTCGAAGTTGCAGAAAACATTTGGCGATTTCAAGCGCTCCTTGGACGAACGCGAGGTGGAAACTCGGCGAGAactaaagaaattgaaaacagacTCTAAGGCAGCTAGTTCACTTCAATTTAAAGGTATCAGAATCCAGTTTGAGTTTAATACACAGCTCCTTGACTGCCTTGATCTGGCTATCTCTAATCTGTCCGAGGGAAACCTGCTGGCTGTTCAAGAACAACTCCAAAAGGCCAAGTCTGACCTTGAGAAACGCATTAAGTTGATCCGCTTTGCTGATAAAAGTCCCGCTGGCTGGGCTGCAGTTGAAGAATATGAGTCCGACGAACTCGCTGAAAATTCGGAAGACGAGAAGAAACTTCGGGCAGCTGAGCGTCGTGCGTTTACCAAGATTAAGCAGAAGTCTTCCGGCAAATCTCGTGTTTCAAGGTTCTCAAATGCTGCTAAATTCCGAGATTTTCAGGCTGTACAAGTCCCTGGATCTTCGACTTCTGCTGTTACGTCTTTTCCATTTTCTGCTCACCGCTCTTATTTTCATCAGCCCTTTCGTGCCGCCCGACACGTCCAGCCTTCTGACATCTGCTTTAACTGCAATCAGCGAGGACACTGGTCTAATTCGCCAGCCTGTcctttgttctacaaaacaagaGCTAGTCTCCCCAGCACTGCCGCCAGTTCAACGTCTACAAAGTCAACCACCGTCTGA
- the LOC138046541 gene encoding uncharacterized protein, whose amino-acid sequence MPTFGKLAEYNETEDWRHYIERVNLFFDANEITDPDKKRSLFLVSVGAKTYKLIRSLVAPEDPKDKSYEALAKLAQEHFMPKPSAIVQRFKFNTRSQQPGETIAMFLAELRQLTEYCEFGATLDEMLRDRIVCGVQDIRIQRRLLAEPKLTLKRALDLALAIEAVDKDASEIQKGDSQEGASPLNNVDAKDGKGREINCYRCGGKHYPKSCHFKDARCYACGKLGVPN is encoded by the coding sequence ATGCCTACGTTTGGAAAGTTAGCCGAATACAACGAAACGGAAGATTGGCGCCATTACATTGAGCGTGTGAACCTTTTCTTTGATGCAAACGAAATTACGGATCCTGACAAGAAAAGATCCCTCTTTCTGGTTAGTGTGGGAGCCAAAACTTACAAGCTGATACGCAGTCTGGTCGCCCCGGAAGATCCGAAGGATAAAAGTTATGAAGCCTTAGCGAAACTCGCCCAGGAACATTTTATGCCTAAACCTTCCGCCATTGTACAGCGTTTCAAGTTCAACACCCGCTCTCAACAACCAGGTGAGACAATTGCTATGTTTTTAGCCGAGTTGAGGCAATTGACTGAATACTGTGAATTTGGGGCAACGTTAGATGAAATGCTGCGTGATCGAATTGTTTGTGGTGTTCAAGACATCAGAATACAGCGTCGGTTACTAGCTGAACCGAAATTAACCCTGAAGCGAGCGCTTGATCTGGCTCTTGCAATTGAGGCCGTGGACAAGGATGCCTCGGAGATACAGAAGGGGGACTCTCAGGAAGGGGCTAGCCCTCTCAACAATGTTGATGCTAAAGATGGAAAGGGTAGGGAAATAAATTGTTATCGTTGTGGTGGTAAACACTACCCCAAGAGCTGTCATTTTAAAGATGCAAGATGTTATGCTTGTGGTAAGCTGGGTGTGCCAAACTAA